A genomic segment from Chitinophaga flava encodes:
- the purN gene encoding phosphoribosylglycinamide formyltransferase — MKNIVIFASGAGSNAQRIIDHFRNSDKARVALIVCNKPGAGILDIAQREGIPSVLIEKEKFFHTDTYVNLLKEKETDLVVLAGFLWKVPTNLVQAFPNRIINIHPALLPKFGGKGMYGHFVHEAVVAAGETESGITIHYVNEKYDDGETILQERCIVTKEDTPETVARKVQALEHQWFPVIVERILLK; from the coding sequence AACGCGCAAAGGATCATTGATCATTTCAGAAATTCAGACAAGGCAAGAGTAGCATTGATTGTGTGCAACAAACCCGGAGCAGGCATACTGGACATCGCCCAACGGGAAGGGATACCCTCCGTTCTGATAGAAAAAGAAAAATTTTTCCATACAGACACTTATGTTAACTTGTTAAAGGAAAAGGAAACCGACCTCGTTGTACTGGCCGGCTTTTTATGGAAAGTACCCACCAACCTGGTACAGGCTTTTCCCAACCGGATCATCAATATACACCCGGCATTGCTCCCCAAGTTTGGCGGCAAAGGCATGTACGGGCACTTTGTGCACGAAGCCGTAGTGGCAGCAGGAGAAACGGAAAGTGGCATCACCATCCACTACGTAAATGAAAAATACGACGACGGTGAAACAATCCTTCAGGAACGTTGCATCGTCACCAAAGAAGATACACCAGAAACCGTGGCACGCAAGGTACAGGCACTGGAACACCAATGGTTTCCGGTAATTGTGGAACGAATATTGCTAAAATAA